A single Mangrovimonas sp. YM274 DNA region contains:
- a CDS encoding alpha-E domain-containing protein — protein MLARVANNLFWMGRYIERAEHTARYMNVNYFSSLDAPNKLSQSRQFVLHSIASMVGDAPHTETNLSEEDIIYNVGLNPEKSYSIFNCIKFARENANTSRDSMSTEFYESINKFYHYMKDYSQEVLIKSGLHDFTTHVTEQTSILRGRIRSTLLHDEVYALVLLGINIERATQIIRIIKTKYEDAQKALGGYTKPIENSFEWTTLLKCCESYDMNRRFYKKTPNQSSTLEFLLLNPNCPRSVMNSLNQIRHHITTIDAIKVRDKTSAAFLIGKLRADYEFKTIEEIETDVAQFIENTLQGLTEISTKLNDEYFNY, from the coding sequence ATGTTAGCAAGAGTAGCCAATAATCTTTTCTGGATGGGTCGTTATATTGAACGTGCCGAACATACGGCACGCTATATGAATGTCAATTATTTTTCTTCATTGGACGCCCCCAATAAGCTTTCCCAATCCAGACAATTCGTTCTACACTCCATCGCCTCCATGGTAGGAGATGCTCCCCATACCGAAACCAATTTAAGCGAAGAGGATATTATATACAATGTTGGACTCAATCCAGAAAAGTCCTATTCCATTTTTAATTGCATAAAATTTGCCAGAGAAAATGCCAATACCTCCAGAGACTCTATGTCTACAGAATTTTATGAATCCATCAACAAGTTTTACCATTACATGAAGGACTATTCGCAAGAGGTTTTGATCAAAAGCGGACTACATGATTTTACCACTCATGTTACCGAGCAAACCTCCATATTAAGAGGTCGAATACGAAGCACCTTGCTTCATGACGAAGTATACGCCTTGGTTCTTTTAGGGATTAACATAGAGCGTGCTACCCAAATTATCCGAATCATAAAAACCAAATATGAAGATGCTCAAAAAGCCTTAGGAGGCTATACCAAACCTATCGAAAACAGTTTTGAGTGGACTACTTTATTGAAATGCTGTGAGTCCTACGATATGAACAGGAGGTTTTATAAAAAAACACCAAACCAAAGCTCTACACTGGAGTTTCTACTGCTCAATCCTAACTGTCCCAGGTCGGTAATGAATTCACTCAACCAAATTAGGCATCACATTACCACTATAGATGCTATAAAAGTTAGGGATAAAACCTCGGCCGCTTTTCTCATAGGCAAATTGCGGGCCGATTACGAATTTAAAACCATAGAAGAAATTGAAACTGATGTGGCGCAATTCATTGAAAATACGCTTCAAGGGTTAACTGAAATATCCACAAAACTAAATGATGAATATTTTAATTATTAA
- a CDS encoding circularly permuted type 2 ATP-grasp protein, with amino-acid sequence MKSKITNPLFSSYIKNENLFDEIFDENKKVRKTYKKIFELYRDHSNSDYAALNEKAKAAFFNQGITFQVYRDSQAQEKIFPFDLFPRIIEAKEWKTIEKGALQRSKALNAFLWDLYHEKNIIKAGIVPLELISSSANYLRQMQGLNPPGGIYNHISGTDLIKHSDGKYYVLEDNIRCPSGVSYVICNRNALKRALFGVFNHYQIHNVTNYAENLLEIMESVKPPGVDIPTCAVITPGIYNSAYYEHSYLAKTMGIELVEGRDLFVENDFVYMKTISGPKKVDVIYRRIDDGFLDPLEFRQDSAIGVPGLFAAYKKGNVSLVNAPGTGVADDKAIYTYMPEIIKFYLDEKPILNNVHTYHCSRPDDLQYVLENVDKLVIKPVDEAGGYGISIGNKLSKEEIKNVKTVVNENPRKYIAQPIMSLSVHATYIEESNSFEQRHIDLRTFTLLGNNKEFVLKGGLTRVALQKGNLIVNSSQGGGSKDTWVLKK; translated from the coding sequence ATGAAATCGAAAATAACAAATCCCTTGTTTTCCTCTTATATCAAAAATGAAAATCTTTTCGACGAAATTTTTGATGAGAACAAAAAAGTACGGAAAACATACAAGAAAATATTTGAACTCTACAGAGACCACTCCAATTCTGATTATGCCGCTCTAAATGAGAAAGCCAAAGCAGCTTTTTTTAATCAGGGAATCACCTTTCAGGTCTATAGGGATTCCCAAGCGCAAGAAAAGATTTTTCCATTCGATCTGTTTCCTAGAATTATTGAAGCCAAAGAATGGAAAACCATAGAAAAAGGAGCCTTACAACGCAGCAAAGCCTTGAATGCCTTTCTTTGGGACTTATATCATGAAAAAAATATCATCAAAGCAGGAATAGTTCCTTTAGAACTTATCAGTTCTTCTGCCAATTACCTCAGGCAAATGCAAGGCTTAAATCCGCCTGGAGGTATCTACAATCATATTTCTGGCACCGACCTTATCAAACATTCCGACGGTAAATACTATGTATTGGAAGACAATATAAGGTGTCCCTCTGGCGTAAGTTACGTCATCTGTAACCGAAATGCCTTGAAGCGTGCTTTGTTTGGTGTGTTTAACCACTACCAAATCCATAACGTTACCAATTATGCCGAAAATTTATTGGAAATCATGGAATCCGTAAAACCTCCTGGGGTGGACATACCCACTTGCGCCGTCATTACACCAGGAATATACAATTCAGCCTATTACGAGCACTCCTATTTAGCCAAAACCATGGGGATAGAATTAGTGGAAGGCCGAGATCTTTTTGTGGAAAATGACTTTGTTTATATGAAAACTATATCTGGACCTAAAAAAGTGGATGTCATCTACAGAAGAATTGACGATGGCTTTTTGGATCCCCTAGAGTTTAGACAAGATTCCGCCATAGGCGTTCCTGGGCTTTTTGCGGCATATAAAAAAGGCAATGTAAGCTTGGTAAATGCACCTGGAACAGGCGTTGCCGACGACAAGGCCATTTACACCTACATGCCAGAAATTATTAAATTTTACCTTGACGAAAAACCAATTCTCAATAACGTTCACACCTATCACTGCAGTCGCCCTGACGATTTACAATATGTGTTGGAAAATGTCGATAAGTTAGTTATCAAACCAGTGGACGAAGCAGGTGGTTATGGCATCTCTATCGGCAATAAACTCTCAAAAGAAGAAATTAAAAATGTAAAAACAGTCGTAAATGAAAACCCTCGAAAATACATTGCCCAACCTATTATGTCACTTTCAGTTCATGCCACATATATAGAAGAGTCCAATTCCTTTGAACAACGCCATATTGACTTGAGAACCTTTACACTTTTAGGAAACAATAAAGAATTTGTTTTAAAAGGGGGCCTCACCCGTGTAGCACTACAAAAAGGAAATTTAATTGTTAATTCCTCTCAAGGTGGAGGTTCCAAGGACACTTGGGTTTTAAAAAAATAA
- a CDS encoding zinc-dependent metalloprotease: MKKQILQLLFLLFFKVTFSQVFEGKQLNSYSGFFNFYYEEAQDKIYLEVNKLDIEFLYVNSLATGVGSNDIGLDRGQLGDNRVVSFTKAGNKLLLVQHNLDYRANTDNGLEKKSIEQAFAKSVLFGFKIEKENNGTYIIDLTPFLLEDRHLVSNTLKRAKEGNYRVDLSKSALSLERTKAFPKNVEFEALLTFSGEPSGSKLKTVTPTPSLVSVVQHHSFLELPDNSYQPRVFDPRSGAISISYLDYATPIQEPIKKHFITRHRLEKQFPNEKLSEAKEPIIYYLDPGTPEPVRSALLEGASWWNEAFEEVGFKNAFQVKMLPEDADPMDCRYNVIQWVHRSTRGWSYGGSVIDPRTGEIIKGHVSLGSLRIRQDFMIAQALLNQPFAKSDDNYQPMLEMALARIRQLGAHEVGHTLGFAHNFAASANDRASVMDYPHPLIKLQGKNIDLTNAYATGIGIWDKVTVAYSYSEFSNTTNEGEALNAILDKAQNEGLRFISDFDARAQGGAHLLAHLWDNGESASEELNRVMKVREQAIANFSVDNIRTYEPYTVLEDVFVPLYFFHRYQTEAATKVVGGLDYNYAIKGDVQLITKIVDANVQKEALEAVLGTLSAEQLAIPKDKLALFPPRAFQYQRGRESFSGKAGVAFDPLSAASTSSDMTLKLLLHPERANRLVTQKSLDKNQIGLEDVLNELIEKSFHQSYKDAYLNEVQQMVNVNVLKYIMNLAVTEKAYFQVNAIASNALETISAELKQSNNHYAAHYNRLIAEFSKEPKEFVLEEAPKIPDGSPIGTDMCNYVLD; the protein is encoded by the coding sequence ATGAAAAAGCAGATACTACAGCTTCTGTTTCTATTGTTCTTCAAAGTAACGTTTTCCCAAGTTTTTGAAGGAAAGCAATTAAATTCCTATTCAGGTTTTTTCAATTTTTATTATGAAGAAGCACAGGACAAGATTTATTTGGAAGTAAATAAATTGGATATAGAGTTTCTGTATGTGAATTCTCTTGCCACTGGAGTAGGGTCTAATGATATTGGTTTAGACAGGGGGCAGCTTGGAGATAATAGGGTGGTGAGCTTCACTAAAGCTGGAAACAAACTGTTACTGGTGCAACATAATTTGGACTATAGAGCTAATACAGACAACGGCTTGGAGAAAAAAAGTATTGAGCAGGCTTTTGCAAAATCGGTGCTTTTTGGTTTTAAGATAGAAAAGGAAAATAATGGAACTTATATCATCGATTTAACACCATTCTTATTGGAGGATAGGCACTTGGTTAGTAATACGCTGAAACGCGCTAAAGAAGGAAATTATCGAGTAGATTTGAGTAAAAGCGCTTTGTCTTTGGAAAGAACTAAGGCGTTTCCCAAAAATGTTGAATTTGAGGCCTTGTTGACCTTTTCAGGAGAACCTTCGGGGTCTAAATTGAAAACGGTTACCCCAACACCTTCCTTGGTGAGTGTCGTTCAACATCATTCCTTCTTGGAGTTGCCTGATAATAGCTATCAACCTCGAGTTTTTGATCCTAGAAGTGGGGCGATTTCCATATCGTATTTGGATTATGCTACACCAATTCAAGAGCCTATAAAAAAACATTTCATCACTAGACATCGATTGGAAAAGCAGTTTCCTAATGAAAAATTAAGTGAGGCCAAAGAACCCATTATTTATTATTTGGACCCTGGTACTCCAGAACCCGTGCGTTCTGCTTTATTGGAAGGGGCAAGTTGGTGGAATGAAGCCTTTGAAGAGGTTGGTTTTAAAAATGCTTTTCAAGTAAAAATGTTGCCAGAGGATGCAGATCCAATGGACTGCAGGTATAATGTGATTCAATGGGTGCACCGTTCAACACGTGGATGGAGTTATGGCGGTAGTGTGATAGATCCTAGAACAGGAGAAATCATTAAGGGGCATGTAAGTTTGGGGAGTTTAAGGATTCGCCAGGATTTTATGATTGCCCAAGCTTTATTGAATCAGCCATTTGCTAAGAGTGATGATAATTATCAACCTATGTTGGAGATGGCCTTGGCGAGAATTCGTCAGTTGGGCGCACATGAAGTAGGGCATACCTTGGGTTTTGCCCATAATTTTGCAGCCAGTGCCAATGATAGGGCTTCGGTAATGGATTATCCACATCCACTAATTAAGCTTCAAGGAAAGAATATCGATTTAACCAATGCCTATGCTACTGGAATAGGAATTTGGGATAAGGTTACGGTGGCTTACAGCTATTCAGAATTTTCAAATACTACAAATGAAGGAGAAGCTTTAAATGCTATTTTGGATAAGGCCCAAAATGAAGGGCTTCGTTTTATTAGCGATTTTGATGCCAGAGCACAGGGAGGTGCCCATCTGTTGGCCCATTTATGGGATAACGGAGAAAGTGCTTCTGAAGAATTAAATCGGGTGATGAAGGTTAGGGAGCAAGCCATAGCCAATTTTTCAGTGGATAATATCAGGACATATGAGCCTTATACGGTTTTGGAAGATGTGTTTGTGCCACTGTATTTCTTTCATCGGTATCAAACAGAGGCTGCTACAAAAGTAGTGGGTGGTTTGGATTACAATTATGCGATCAAAGGAGATGTACAACTCATTACAAAAATAGTGGATGCAAACGTTCAAAAAGAGGCTTTGGAGGCTGTTTTAGGAACACTATCTGCGGAACAATTGGCAATTCCGAAGGATAAATTGGCGTTATTTCCGCCAAGGGCATTTCAATATCAAAGAGGGCGCGAATCCTTTTCAGGAAAGGCGGGCGTGGCTTTCGACCCTTTAAGTGCAGCATCCACCTCAAGTGATATGACTTTAAAATTGTTGTTACATCCAGAAAGAGCCAATAGGTTGGTGACGCAAAAGAGCTTGGATAAAAATCAAATAGGTCTGGAAGACGTTTTAAATGAATTGATTGAGAAGTCGTTCCATCAATCATATAAAGATGCTTATTTAAATGAAGTACAGCAGATGGTGAATGTGAATGTTTTAAAATATATAATGAATTTGGCCGTTACCGAAAAAGCTTATTTTCAAGTGAATGCTATCGCTAGTAATGCTTTGGAAACTATTTCTGCAGAGCTCAAACAAAGCAACAACCACTATGCTGCGCATTACAATAGATTGATAGCTGAATTCAGTAAAGAACCTAAGGAATTTGTGCTTGAAGAAGCCCCTAAAATTCCAGATGGATCACCTATTGGAACAGATATGTGTAATTATGTTTTAGATTGA
- a CDS encoding low specificity L-threonine aldolase, whose protein sequence is MIVDLRSDTVTKPTPEMMEAMMAAKVGDDVFREDPTVLELEERIARMFGKSSALFFPSGSMANQVAIKMHTNPSEQVICDKYAHIYNYEAGGASFHSGVSCKLIDGHRGMFTANQVKEAINPSQYYYSHTSLVEIENTTNKGGGACWDFKELERIKEVCNENQLGYHLDGARLWNALVAKEESTQQYGGLFDTISVCLSKGLGCPVGSVLVGDADIMEHAIRYRKLFGGNMRQVGFLAAAGLYALDYHIERLQEDHDKAKEIGAVLKEYSVIKSVEPIETNIVIFELNAGVEEEGFVNALKEKNIHIIGMGGGKLRIVTHLDYTSQMHDYFLSSLKTLKI, encoded by the coding sequence ATGATAGTAGATTTAAGAAGTGATACGGTAACAAAACCAACTCCAGAAATGATGGAGGCCATGATGGCTGCTAAAGTGGGTGACGATGTGTTTAGGGAAGACCCAACGGTCCTTGAATTGGAAGAACGCATAGCCCGCATGTTTGGAAAATCAAGTGCTTTGTTTTTTCCTTCGGGAAGTATGGCCAATCAAGTGGCTATAAAAATGCATACCAACCCAAGTGAACAGGTGATTTGCGATAAATACGCGCATATCTATAATTATGAAGCAGGAGGAGCTTCGTTTCATAGCGGTGTGTCCTGTAAGTTAATTGATGGGCACAGAGGTATGTTTACGGCCAATCAGGTTAAGGAAGCTATCAATCCTTCGCAATATTATTACAGCCATACGTCTTTGGTGGAAATTGAAAACACGACCAACAAAGGCGGTGGAGCGTGTTGGGATTTTAAGGAATTGGAACGTATAAAAGAAGTCTGTAATGAGAATCAATTGGGGTACCATTTGGATGGTGCCAGATTGTGGAATGCTTTGGTGGCAAAAGAGGAAAGTACCCAACAATACGGTGGGCTGTTCGATACCATTTCGGTGTGTTTGAGCAAGGGATTGGGCTGTCCTGTAGGTTCTGTGTTGGTTGGCGATGCAGATATCATGGAACATGCCATCCGTTACAGAAAACTTTTCGGTGGCAATATGCGTCAGGTGGGTTTTTTGGCAGCAGCTGGACTGTATGCTCTAGATTATCATATTGAAAGGCTTCAAGAAGATCACGACAAAGCCAAAGAAATAGGAGCTGTTTTAAAGGAATATTCAGTTATCAAAAGTGTTGAGCCCATCGAAACCAACATCGTGATTTTTGAGTTGAATGCGGGTGTTGAAGAGGAGGGTTTTGTTAATGCCCTTAAAGAAAAAAACATCCATATTATTGGAATGGGAGGGGGAAAACTAAGAATAGTCACACATTTGGATTATACCTCGCAAATGCATGACTATTTTTTATCGAGTTTAAAAACCTTGAAAATTTAA
- a CDS encoding YbaB/EbfC family nucleoid-associated protein has product MFGDMMGMMNKLQEAQKKVEATKERLNTVLIDEASNDNKLKVTITANRTIKSISIDDELLEDKEMLEDYLLLTLNKAIERATTVNETEIAAVAKEGMPNIPGMDMFK; this is encoded by the coding sequence ATGTTTGGAGATATGATGGGCATGATGAACAAATTACAGGAAGCCCAAAAGAAAGTTGAAGCTACTAAAGAACGCCTAAATACGGTATTAATTGACGAAGCGAGTAACGACAATAAATTGAAAGTTACCATCACCGCCAACAGAACCATAAAATCCATTTCCATTGACGATGAATTGCTAGAAGACAAGGAAATGTTGGAAGATTATTTATTACTAACCCTTAACAAGGCCATCGAGCGCGCCACAACGGTTAACGAAACCGAAATTGCCGCAGTAGCCAAAGAAGGAATGCCAAACATTCCAGGAATGGACATGTTCAAATAA
- a CDS encoding S9 family peptidase: protein MTQVKVQPPVAKRIPKELKIHGDVRVDDYFWLNQREDQEVLDYLNAENAYCDELTAHTKVFQEQLFEEMKSRIKEDDQSVPYKYNGYWYIVKYETGKGYPIYIRKKETLEAEEELLFDCNEMAEGHDYFRLVGLSVSPDNTLISFGVDTVGRRNYTLKVKNLVTGDIFSDNIENTTGSASWANDNATLFYTKKDSETLRSDKIYKHKLGEEATNDTLVFHEADDTFGVTVYKSKSRKYLVIACYSTLTNEYHILNADTPNESFKLFQERIRGVEYSISHFEDAFYVVTNADGASNFKLMKTPEEATEIENWQEVIGHREDVLIEDIDIFKDFLVVSERSNGLNEIRIIRWDGTNDYYLPFDNETYTAYTGTNVDFDSEILRYGYSSLTTPSSTIDFNMVTKTKTIKKEQEVLGGKFDKENYVSERIWATADDGTKIPMSMVYRKGLNIDGSNPLLQYAYGSYGSTIDPYFSTIRLSLLDRGFIYVISHVRGGEYLGRQWYENGKLLTKTNTFTDFIACSKHLIAEGYTSKEHLYALGGSAGGLLIGAVINLAPQLYNGVIAAVPFVDVVTTMLDDSIPLTTGEYDEWGNPNDEEYYNYMKSYSPYDNVKAQDYPNILVTTGLHDSQVQYWEPAKWVAKLRLLKTDSNKLLLKTNMTAGHGGASGRFEALKEDAEEYAFLLDLENINN from the coding sequence ATGACACAAGTAAAGGTACAGCCCCCTGTTGCTAAACGTATTCCTAAAGAGTTAAAGATTCACGGTGATGTAAGAGTTGATGACTATTTTTGGTTGAATCAACGAGAAGACCAAGAGGTTCTTGATTATTTGAATGCCGAAAATGCCTATTGTGATGAACTGACGGCTCATACCAAGGTATTTCAGGAGCAATTGTTTGAGGAGATGAAGTCTAGAATCAAGGAAGACGATCAATCTGTGCCTTATAAATACAATGGCTATTGGTACATTGTAAAATATGAAACAGGAAAAGGTTATCCTATTTACATAAGAAAAAAGGAAACTCTAGAAGCGGAAGAAGAACTGCTTTTTGATTGTAATGAAATGGCGGAAGGTCATGATTATTTTCGTTTGGTAGGCCTTAGTGTAAGTCCAGACAACACTTTAATTTCTTTTGGAGTTGATACTGTTGGGCGTAGAAATTATACTTTAAAAGTTAAAAATTTAGTTACTGGAGATATCTTTTCTGATAATATAGAAAACACGACAGGCTCAGCGTCTTGGGCCAATGACAATGCTACATTGTTTTACACTAAAAAGGATTCTGAAACCTTACGGTCTGATAAGATTTACAAACATAAATTAGGTGAAGAAGCAACCAATGATACTCTTGTATTTCATGAAGCTGATGATACGTTTGGAGTTACTGTATATAAATCGAAATCAAGAAAATATTTGGTGATAGCATGCTACAGTACCTTGACGAACGAATACCATATTTTGAATGCTGATACACCTAATGAATCCTTTAAATTATTTCAAGAGCGCATTAGGGGAGTAGAGTATAGTATTTCTCACTTTGAGGACGCTTTTTATGTGGTAACCAATGCAGATGGAGCTTCTAACTTCAAATTGATGAAAACACCGGAAGAGGCCACTGAAATTGAAAATTGGCAAGAAGTAATAGGGCATCGTGAGGATGTATTGATTGAGGATATCGATATCTTTAAAGACTTTTTGGTGGTAAGTGAGCGTAGCAATGGGTTGAATGAAATTAGAATTATTCGTTGGGACGGAACCAATGATTATTACCTACCATTTGACAATGAAACATATACTGCATATACGGGAACTAATGTTGATTTTGATTCCGAAATTTTAAGATATGGGTATAGCTCCTTAACCACTCCTTCATCGACCATCGATTTTAATATGGTGACCAAAACAAAAACCATCAAAAAAGAGCAGGAAGTATTGGGAGGGAAATTTGACAAAGAAAATTATGTTTCTGAGCGAATTTGGGCCACTGCTGATGACGGCACCAAAATTCCGATGTCTATGGTATATCGTAAAGGACTTAACATAGATGGAAGCAATCCATTGTTGCAATACGCCTATGGCTCTTATGGATCCACGATAGATCCTTATTTTTCAACCATTCGATTGAGTTTGTTGGATCGTGGATTTATTTATGTGATTTCACATGTTCGTGGCGGGGAATATTTAGGACGACAATGGTATGAAAATGGAAAATTGTTGACAAAAACCAATACGTTTACAGACTTTATCGCGTGTTCGAAGCATTTGATAGCAGAAGGATACACTTCCAAAGAGCATCTATATGCCTTAGGAGGTAGTGCAGGAGGGTTGTTAATTGGAGCCGTCATTAACCTAGCACCTCAACTTTACAACGGGGTGATTGCTGCGGTACCTTTTGTGGATGTGGTAACTACGATGTTGGATGATAGCATCCCATTAACTACAGGTGAATATGACGAGTGGGGAAATCCAAATGATGAGGAATATTACAATTACATGAAATCCTATTCGCCTTACGATAACGTCAAAGCCCAAGACTATCCAAATATTTTGGTAACCACAGGTTTGCATGATTCGCAAGTGCAATACTGGGAGCCTGCCAAATGGGTAGCCAAATTAAGATTGTTGAAAACCGATAGTAACAAATTACTACTTAAAACCAATATGACAGCAGGTCATGGAGGGGCTTCAGGACGTTTTGAAGCTCTTAAAGAAGATGCTGAAGAGTACGCATTTTTACTGGACTTGGAGAATATTAATAACTAG
- a CDS encoding PLP-dependent cysteine synthase family protein → MKENLQVFDNVLELIGKTPLIKLNKMTSNFDGDFYAKVEAFNPGHSSKDRVALHIIEEAEKKGILSPGDTIIETTSGNTGFSVAMVSIIKGYECILAVSSKSSADKIDMLKSMGAKVYVCPAHVKADDPRSYYQVAKRLHEEIKGSVYINQYFNQLNTDSHYHSTGPEIWEQTEGQVTHLIACSGTGGTISGTARFLKEQNPNIKIIGVDAYGSVLKKYHETKEFDEKEIYPYRIEGLGKNLIPSATDFDVIDKFVKVTDEESAHTAREISRTEGLFVGYTSGAAMQAIKQLSAEGEFQEGDKVVVIFPDHGSRYMSKVYSDTWMEEQGFFDSKTEIEAIQYVK, encoded by the coding sequence ATGAAAGAAAACTTACAAGTATTTGATAATGTGTTGGAACTTATAGGGAAAACACCGCTTATCAAATTAAACAAGATGACTTCAAACTTCGATGGTGACTTCTACGCAAAAGTAGAAGCTTTCAACCCAGGGCATTCCTCTAAAGACAGAGTTGCTCTGCACATCATTGAAGAAGCAGAGAAAAAAGGAATTTTGTCACCGGGAGATACCATTATCGAAACGACATCTGGAAATACTGGATTTAGTGTAGCAATGGTAAGCATCATTAAAGGCTATGAATGCATCCTTGCCGTTAGTTCAAAGTCTTCGGCAGACAAAATTGACATGCTGAAATCCATGGGAGCCAAGGTGTATGTATGCCCAGCCCATGTAAAGGCAGATGATCCGCGTTCTTACTACCAAGTAGCTAAGCGTTTACATGAAGAAATTAAAGGTTCTGTTTACATCAACCAATATTTCAATCAGCTAAACACCGATTCTCATTACCATAGTACTGGACCAGAAATTTGGGAACAAACAGAAGGTCAGGTTACACATTTAATAGCTTGTAGTGGTACCGGAGGAACTATTTCAGGAACAGCAAGGTTTCTGAAGGAGCAAAATCCAAATATCAAAATTATTGGTGTAGATGCTTATGGTTCGGTACTTAAAAAGTACCATGAAACCAAGGAGTTTGATGAAAAGGAAATTTATCCATACAGAATTGAAGGTTTGGGGAAAAACTTGATTCCATCGGCTACAGATTTTGATGTTATTGATAAGTTTGTAAAAGTAACAGACGAAGAAAGTGCTCACACAGCAAGAGAAATTTCAAGAACAGAAGGTCTTTTTGTAGGGTATACCAGTGGTGCTGCCATGCAAGCCATTAAGCAATTGAGTGCTGAAGGGGAGTTTCAAGAAGGTGATAAAGTTGTTGTTATATTCCCAGATCACGGGTCACGTTATATGAGTAAAGTATACAGTGACACATGGATGGAAGAACAGGGCTTCTTTGACAGTAAAACAGAAATTGAAGCGATTCAATACGTAAAATAA
- a CDS encoding aminotransferase class I/II-fold pyridoxal phosphate-dependent enzyme, which produces MKDLFDKIYKDKGPLGKWASQAEGYFVFPKLEGQISNRMKFQGKEVITWSINDYLGLANHPEVRKVDAEAGAAYGSAYPMGARMMSGHTDLHEKLQSELADFVNKEAAYLLNFGYQGMVSTIDALVSKDDIIVYDVDAHACIIDGVRLHMGKRFTYKHNDVESLEKNLERATKMAEQTGGGILVISEGVFGMRGEQGRLKEIVALKEKYNFRFLVDDAHGFGTLGKTGAGAGEEQGVQDGIDVYFATFAKSLASTGAFIAADQEIIDYLKYNLRSQMFAKSLQMQLVVGALKRLEMLKTMPELKNKLWENVNALQSGLRERGFDLGTTQSCVTPVYLKGSIPEAMALVKDLRENYGIFCSIVVYPVIPKGLILLRMIPTATHTMDDINKTLEAFSAIRERLENGTYKRLSAAVAAAMEQ; this is translated from the coding sequence ATGAAAGATTTATTTGATAAAATATACAAGGATAAGGGACCTTTAGGAAAATGGGCCTCTCAGGCTGAGGGATATTTTGTATTTCCAAAATTGGAAGGGCAAATTTCCAATAGGATGAAATTTCAAGGAAAGGAAGTTATCACTTGGAGTATTAATGATTATTTAGGATTAGCTAACCACCCAGAAGTTCGTAAAGTAGATGCAGAAGCTGGAGCCGCTTACGGTTCGGCGTACCCAATGGGTGCTCGTATGATGTCTGGTCACACAGATTTGCACGAAAAGCTGCAAAGCGAATTGGCAGATTTTGTTAATAAGGAAGCTGCTTACCTTTTAAATTTTGGTTACCAAGGAATGGTGTCTACTATTGATGCGTTGGTTTCTAAAGATGATATTATTGTTTATGATGTAGATGCACATGCCTGCATTATAGATGGTGTTCGTTTGCATATGGGGAAACGTTTCACCTACAAGCATAATGATGTTGAAAGTTTAGAAAAAAACTTGGAAAGAGCCACTAAAATGGCTGAGCAAACCGGAGGAGGAATTTTAGTGATTTCTGAAGGTGTATTTGGAATGCGTGGGGAACAAGGTAGATTGAAGGAAATAGTAGCCTTAAAAGAAAAATACAATTTCCGCTTTTTGGTGGATGATGCTCACGGATTTGGAACCTTAGGGAAAACAGGAGCTGGAGCAGGAGAGGAGCAAGGCGTTCAAGATGGTATCGATGTGTACTTTGCAACATTTGCTAAGTCATTGGCTAGTACCGGAGCTTTTATTGCTGCAGACCAGGAAATTATAGATTATTTGAAATATAACTTGCGTTCCCAAATGTTTGCCAAGTCATTGCAAATGCAATTGGTGGTTGGAGCATTGAAACGTTTGGAAATGTTGAAAACCATGCCGGAGCTTAAAAACAAGCTTTGGGAAAATGTAAATGCTTTACAGTCTGGGTTAAGAGAGCGTGGTTTCGATTTGGGAACTACCCAAAGTTGTGTGACACCGGTTTACCTTAAAGGAAGTATTCCCGAAGCCATGGCTTTAGTTAAGGATTTGCGTGAGAACTACGGCATTTTCTGTTCTATCGTTGTATATCCTGTAATTCCTAAAGGCTTAATTCTTTTAAGAATGATTCCGACGGCTACACACACAATGGATGATATTAATAAAACGTTAGAAGCATTCTCTGCAATTCGTGAACGCTTGGAGAATGGAACATACAAAAGGCTTTCTGCTGCTGTTGCTGCTGCAATGGAACAGTAA